The DNA segment GTCCCGGAGAAGGCAGCGGAACGGGCCAGGGAGTATGGAATTGAGAAGGTGTATACGGTAGAAGAAATGCTTCAGTCCCCAGCCATTGATATCATCCTAAACCTGACGATCCCGGCTTCCCATGCGGCGATTAATATCGCAGCTCTGGAGCATGGCAAGCATGTTTACGCAGAAAAGCCACTGTCTATTTCTCTCAAGGACGCCAAACGTACACTCGCGTTAGCCGAAGCGAAGCAATTGCGAGTAGGATGTGCTCCGGACACATTCCTGGGAGCAGGAATAGAGACCAGCCGCAAGACGATTATGGAAGGACAGATCGGTAGGCCGGTGGCTGCGACAGCGTTCATGATGGGTGATGGGCCGGAGGGATGGCATCCAAACCCGGACTTTTTCTATGAGAAAGGCGGCGGGCCGATGTTTGATATGGGGCCTTATTACTTAACGGCTCTTGTCAATTTGTTGGGACCGATCACTCGCATTAGCAGCTCAGCAGCAAGCCTGATCCCAGAGCGTGTTGTGAAATCCGGCCCGCGAGCAGGAACGCGGATTCCCGTACACACGCCTACACACTATAGCGGAACTATCGACTTCGCAGATGGAGTGATCGGTACCTTAGTAACAAGTTTCGACATTCCTGGGGGCAGTACGCTGCCTCGTATCGAAATATATGGGACGGAGGGCTCCTTGCTGGTTCCCGATCCGAACTGCTTCGATGGCGATGTGAAGCTCCGCAGATATGGCTCGGAAGAATGGAGCATTGTTCCGCCTGCGTTTACGGGAGTCGTCAACGAAAGAGGCAAAGGAATAGAGGATATGGCAAGTGCGATTCTGGAAAATCGGGAGCACCGGGCCAGCGGCAAGCTCGCTTATCATGTGCTTGAAGCTATGCATGCTTTTCTTGCCTCTTCAAACGAAGGAAGGCATATTCATCTGGAAAGCGCTGCCATGTTGCCGTTAGAGGCAGCTTATAGAAGCTTCGGCAAGGCGGTACTTGTATAGGCGAAGAATATTACTGCCCATACTTGAAGGTTATCCAATCCATTAATCATATGAGGTGATAAGTATGACACAATTAGGACTGCAGCTGTATACGGTTAGGGACCATTTGGAGAAGGATTTTGAAGGCACGCTGCGCAAGGTAGCGGAGCTTGGCTATAAGGGGGTTGAATTTGCGGGCTATTACGGGCGTACGCCTGGGGAAGTCACCCAGATATTAAAAGAGACGGGGCTAACCGCCATAGGTGCCCATACACCTTATGATCGTCTTCGGAATGCTCTGGAAGAGGAGATCGCGTTTAACAAGGCGATTGGTAACCGCTATATTATTTTCCCATATTTAGGGGAGGATGAGCGTGACCGTTGGGCGGAAGTCATTGAAGATCTCAAGGTGATCGGCAAACGCTGTGCTGACGCAGGACTTGTGCTTCTTTATCATAATCACGAGTTTGAATTGACGGAGACGCTGGATGGGCAGCCCGTGCTTGATGCGATCTACGAGCGTGTTGATAAAGAGCTGATTCAGGTTGAATTGGACTCGTGCTGGGTATCCTATGCAGGCTTTGATCCGCTAGAGTATATATCGAAGTATAGCGGACGGATGCCATTGCTGCATTTGAAGGATATGGTCAAAAAAGCGGATGGATCGGCGGAGACGGTTGAGCTGGGGCGTGGAATTGTTGAATTGAAGGCGATTGCAGATGCCGCTGTTGACAATCAAGCAGAATGGATTATTGTGGAACAGGACTACTGTGCTAAAGACTCGCTGGACAGCATTGCAGAAAGCATGGAGTGGGTTAAAGCTTATATCCAAGAGGGAGGAAAAATAAATGTCTAAAACATTAAAAGTAGCTATTATCGGTTGCGGGGGAATTGCTAACGGCAAGCATTTGCCAAGCTTGGCGAAACTGC comes from the Paenibacillus lentus genome and includes:
- a CDS encoding Gfo/Idh/MocA family protein, whose protein sequence is MTGMRIGIIGCGNISPAYLNYLQDSSIAKVTALADLVPEKAAERAREYGIEKVYTVEEMLQSPAIDIILNLTIPASHAAINIAALEHGKHVYAEKPLSISLKDAKRTLALAEAKQLRVGCAPDTFLGAGIETSRKTIMEGQIGRPVAATAFMMGDGPEGWHPNPDFFYEKGGGPMFDMGPYYLTALVNLLGPITRISSSAASLIPERVVKSGPRAGTRIPVHTPTHYSGTIDFADGVIGTLVTSFDIPGGSTLPRIEIYGTEGSLLVPDPNCFDGDVKLRRYGSEEWSIVPPAFTGVVNERGKGIEDMASAILENREHRASGKLAYHVLEAMHAFLASSNEGRHIHLESAAMLPLEAAYRSFGKAVLV
- a CDS encoding sugar phosphate isomerase/epimerase family protein, with amino-acid sequence MTQLGLQLYTVRDHLEKDFEGTLRKVAELGYKGVEFAGYYGRTPGEVTQILKETGLTAIGAHTPYDRLRNALEEEIAFNKAIGNRYIIFPYLGEDERDRWAEVIEDLKVIGKRCADAGLVLLYHNHEFELTETLDGQPVLDAIYERVDKELIQVELDSCWVSYAGFDPLEYISKYSGRMPLLHLKDMVKKADGSAETVELGRGIVELKAIADAAVDNQAEWIIVEQDYCAKDSLDSIAESMEWVKAYIQEGGKINV